A window of Desulfovibrio legallii contains these coding sequences:
- a CDS encoding sensor histidine kinase, which produces MSLLSLRQTLRGKIAVGMGLFLALLLLMGSIARYDLGRIERAARLIDMVDDLRNDVLEMRRYEKNLQLFPGREGDLAALRHFVDTARARAAAILEAHTTALGHRPGDGTHRRLGLLQEGLEEYARLLAKPPHPLPEANLPALSALGTSLSGLADAVVRQVRQGIFKTVRNLRLQLLAAAGVLLALGVVFAWQLGRRVLLALGAIETAALEVGAGRPLPHPPARLEKEARHVLSTLEQMTAELENRHALLLQEKKLASLGVLTAGVAHQLNNPLNNISVGCALLREDLEDGRQGRRPPLTPDDAAAQLDAIGAEALRARDIVRGLLDFARNTPFAASPRPLAQVVEQALALVRHDLGPGVDVTAVVPQDLILPLDARHMQEALINLLLNAAQAMRGQGRIRITAKTDQTAAQAVLQVEDNGPGIPSEYLGRVFDPFFTLKPVGEGTGLGLSIAFGIVRRHHGRIDAANLPDGGARFTIRLPLHSPKDGAA; this is translated from the coding sequence ATGTCCCTGCTTTCGCTCCGCCAGACGCTGCGCGGCAAAATTGCCGTGGGCATGGGGCTTTTTCTGGCCCTGCTGCTGCTTATGGGCAGCATCGCCCGCTACGACCTGGGCCGCATCGAACGCGCCGCCCGGCTCATCGACATGGTGGACGATCTGCGCAACGACGTGCTGGAAATGCGGCGTTATGAAAAAAATCTCCAGCTCTTTCCCGGCCGCGAGGGCGACCTTGCCGCCCTGCGCCATTTTGTGGATACGGCCCGCGCCAGGGCCGCCGCCATCCTTGAAGCCCATACCACGGCCCTGGGCCACCGCCCCGGCGACGGCACGCACCGCAGGCTGGGCCTGCTGCAGGAAGGTCTGGAAGAATACGCGCGCCTGCTGGCAAAGCCCCCCCACCCGCTTCCGGAAGCAAACCTTCCGGCCCTCAGCGCCCTGGGCACCAGCCTGAGCGGCCTGGCGGACGCCGTGGTGCGCCAGGTGCGTCAGGGCATCTTCAAAACCGTACGCAACCTGCGCCTTCAGCTCCTGGCCGCCGCGGGCGTGCTGCTAGCCCTGGGGGTGGTCTTTGCCTGGCAGCTGGGCCGCCGCGTGCTGCTGGCCCTGGGGGCCATAGAAACCGCCGCTCTGGAGGTGGGCGCGGGCCGCCCCTTGCCCCACCCCCCCGCCAGACTGGAAAAAGAAGCCCGCCATGTGCTTAGCACCCTGGAGCAGATGACCGCAGAGCTGGAAAACCGCCACGCCCTGCTGCTGCAGGAAAAAAAGCTGGCCTCCCTGGGCGTGCTTACCGCCGGGGTGGCCCATCAGCTCAATAACCCTCTCAACAATATCTCCGTGGGCTGCGCCCTGCTGCGCGAGGATCTGGAGGACGGCCGCCAGGGCCGCCGCCCGCCCCTCACGCCCGATGACGCGGCCGCTCAGCTGGACGCCATCGGCGCGGAGGCCCTGCGCGCCCGCGATATTGTCCGCGGCCTGCTGGATTTTGCGCGGAACACGCCCTTTGCGGCCAGCCCCCGGCCCCTGGCCCAGGTGGTGGAGCAAGCCCTGGCTCTGGTGCGCCACGACCTGGGGCCCGGCGTGGATGTGACCGCCGTCGTCCCGCAAGACCTCATCCTGCCCCTGGACGCCCGCCACATGCAGGAGGCCCTCATCAACCTGCTGCTCAACGCCGCCCAGGCCATGCGCGGCCAAGGGCGGATCCGCATCACGGCCAAAACGGACCAGACCGCCGCCCAGGCCGTGCTCCAGGTGGAGGACAACGGCCCAGGCATTCCGTCGGAGTACCTGGGCCGCGTCTTCGACCCCTTCTTTACTCTCAAACCCGTGGGCGAAGGCACAGGGCTGGGGCTTTCCATCGCCTTCGGCATCGTGCGCCGCCACCACGGCCGCATTGACGCGGCCAACCTTCCGGACGGCGGCGCACGTTTTACCATCCGGCTTCCCCTGCATTCCCCCAAGGACGGTGCGGCATGA
- a CDS encoding sigma-54-dependent transcriptional regulator, which produces MTTIPPASILVVDDERLARANLARVLERQGHTVRQAAGGQEALALLREAPADLVITDLAMPGMDGMALLRAVRAAYPQTEIIMVTGYPMIESAVEAMRQGAFHYLAKPYSLDEARLLVRRALEKCRLSRQVDEMRAQLEAQGPMPPMVGNSPAMRGLRQALQRLAPTDVAVLLQGETGTGKELAARTMHAQSQRARRRFLAVNCGALAPELLESELFGHEQGAFSGALRRKEGLFEAADGGTLFLDEIGEMPAPMQVKLLRVLQEQSLRRVGGTVDIPVDVRIIAATNRNLKDEVAAGRFRRDLYYRVAVVTQEVPPLRSRPEDIPLLARYFLEKLADGKTAPLELEDSALQALRAYPFPGNVRELGNILERAAVFCPQGGRIGPACLPPEVREATRAPQATPPETAATPDAAPVTTLAELERAHILQTLDRAHGNRTLAADMLGISRSSLWRKLRQYGVE; this is translated from the coding sequence ATGACAACCATTCCCCCGGCCAGCATTCTGGTGGTGGACGATGAACGCCTGGCCCGCGCCAATCTGGCCCGGGTGCTGGAACGCCAGGGCCACACGGTGCGCCAGGCGGCAGGCGGCCAGGAAGCCCTGGCCCTGCTGCGCGAAGCCCCCGCCGATCTGGTCATCACGGATCTGGCCATGCCCGGCATGGACGGCATGGCCCTGCTGCGCGCCGTGCGCGCCGCGTACCCGCAGACCGAAATCATCATGGTCACCGGCTACCCCATGATCGAAAGCGCAGTGGAGGCCATGCGCCAGGGGGCCTTCCACTATCTGGCCAAGCCCTACTCCCTGGACGAAGCCCGCCTCCTGGTTCGCCGCGCCCTGGAAAAATGCCGCCTCAGCCGCCAGGTGGACGAAATGCGCGCCCAACTGGAGGCCCAGGGCCCCATGCCGCCCATGGTGGGCAATTCCCCGGCCATGCGCGGTCTGCGCCAGGCCCTGCAACGCCTGGCCCCCACCGACGTGGCCGTGCTGCTGCAAGGCGAAACCGGCACCGGCAAGGAACTGGCCGCCCGCACCATGCACGCCCAAAGCCAGCGGGCCCGGCGGCGCTTTCTGGCTGTCAACTGCGGGGCCCTGGCCCCGGAACTGTTGGAAAGTGAGCTCTTCGGCCACGAGCAGGGGGCTTTTTCCGGCGCCCTGCGCCGCAAGGAGGGCCTTTTTGAAGCCGCGGACGGCGGCACCCTCTTCCTGGACGAAATCGGCGAAATGCCCGCCCCCATGCAGGTCAAGCTGCTGCGCGTCCTGCAGGAGCAATCCCTGCGCCGCGTGGGCGGCACCGTGGATATCCCCGTGGACGTGCGCATCATCGCAGCCACCAACCGCAACCTCAAAGACGAAGTGGCCGCCGGGCGCTTTCGCCGCGACCTCTACTACCGCGTGGCCGTGGTCACCCAGGAGGTGCCCCCCCTGCGCAGTCGCCCCGAAGACATTCCCCTCCTGGCCCGCTATTTTCTGGAAAAGCTCGCCGACGGCAAAACCGCCCCCCTGGAGCTGGAAGACAGCGCCCTCCAGGCCCTTCGCGCCTATCCCTTCCCCGGCAACGTGCGCGAACTGGGCAATATCCTGGAACGCGCCGCCGTGTTCTGCCCCCAGGGCGGCCGCATCGGCCCGGCCTGCCTGCCCCCGGAAGTGCGCGAAGCTACCCGCGCGCCCCAGGCCACGCCGCCGGAAACGGCCGCCACGCCCGACGCCGCCCCCGTAACCACCCTCGCCGAACTGGAACGCGCACATATCCTCCAGACCCTGGACCGCGCCCACGGCAACCGCACCCTGGCCGCAGACATGCTCGGCATCAGCCGCTCCTCCCTCTGGCGCAAACTCCGCCAGTACGGTGTGGAATGA
- the rimM gene encoding ribosome maturation factor RimM (Essential for efficient processing of 16S rRNA): MTGAWIEMGTLARPHGIKGELCIDWHADSPLLLETPLWLRQGSAPPRRVRPLAVRSHKGRPLLVLEGVNDRTAAEALRGAALLVRREDLPPPAADEAYLHDLLGCAVLLPDGGRLGRLDHVEYPGGQEVWSIRTEDEREVLFPARPEYILHLDPQIPAVTIDPPPGLLEIYLGE, encoded by the coding sequence ATGACCGGAGCCTGGATTGAAATGGGCACGCTGGCGCGGCCCCACGGCATCAAAGGGGAGCTCTGCATCGACTGGCATGCGGACTCCCCCTTGCTTTTGGAAACGCCTCTCTGGCTGCGGCAGGGGAGTGCGCCGCCCCGGCGCGTGCGCCCTTTGGCCGTGCGCAGCCATAAAGGGCGGCCTTTGCTGGTGCTGGAAGGGGTCAACGACCGCACGGCGGCCGAGGCCCTGCGCGGCGCGGCGCTGCTGGTGCGGCGCGAGGATCTGCCCCCGCCCGCGGCGGATGAGGCCTATCTGCACGACCTCCTGGGCTGCGCTGTGCTGCTGCCCGACGGCGGCCGTCTGGGCCGCCTGGACCATGTGGAGTATCCCGGCGGTCAGGAGGTCTGGTCCATCCGCACCGAGGACGAGCGCGAGGTGCTCTTTCCCGCGCGGCCCGAATATATCCTGCATCTGGATCCGCAGATTCCCGCCGTGACCATTGACCCGCCCCCCGGACTTCTGGAAATCTACCTGGGGGAGTAG
- a CDS encoding KH domain-containing protein, which produces MKELIQYIARSLVDHPEEVQVNEVEGEQTTVLELKVAKEDLGKVIGKQGRTARAMRTILSAASTKCKKRTVLEILE; this is translated from the coding sequence ATGAAAGAGCTCATCCAATACATCGCCCGGTCCCTGGTGGACCATCCCGAAGAGGTGCAGGTCAACGAGGTGGAAGGAGAGCAGACCACGGTGCTGGAGCTGAAGGTGGCCAAGGAAGACCTGGGCAAGGTCATCGGCAAGCAAGGACGCACGGCCCGCGCCATGCGCACCATTCTGAGCGCGGCCTCCACCAAGTGCAAGAAGCGGACGGTGCTGGAAATTCTGGAATAA
- the rpsP gene encoding 30S ribosomal protein S16, whose product MAVKLKLTRLGSKKHPFYRVVAATDETRRDGRPLAFLGYYNPMTNPVDVKLDADQIKEWLARGAEPTDTVRALIKKYMA is encoded by the coding sequence ATGGCTGTAAAGTTGAAATTGACCCGCCTCGGCAGCAAGAAGCACCCCTTTTACCGGGTGGTGGCCGCCACGGACGAAACCCGCCGTGATGGCCGCCCGTTGGCTTTTCTTGGTTACTACAACCCCATGACCAACCCGGTGGACGTGAAGCTGGACGCGGACCAGATCAAGGAATGGCTGGCCCGGGGCGCGGAACCCACGGACACCGTGCGCGCCCTCATCAAAAAATACATGGCCTGA
- the ffh gene encoding signal recognition particle protein, with the protein MFESLSDRLSGVFRDFRGHGRLTEENVQAGLREVRLALLEADVNFKVVKDFVESVRDKCLGQEVLKGVSPAQQVVKIVHDELVALLGGETAGLRLQGREPAVIMLVGLQGSGKTTSAGKIANLLRKQKLRPYLVPADVYRPAAIDQLTVLARQLDMPCYPSTTAMNPVDIAREAVAAAREQQATVVLLDTAGRLHVDEPLMEELAAIKAAVEPQEILFVADAMTGQDAVTVAQSFNERLGLTGVVLTKMDGDARGGAALSIHAVTGAPVKFVGMGEKLSEMEVFHPDRIAGRILGMGDVLTLVEKAQGAINAEEAEELARKMQKASFDLEDFRTQMRRIKKLGSLDSILKLIPGLGGLREKLAQAGGAVPEKELARTEAIISSMTMAERRNPDLLNGSRRARIARGSGVTVAQVNQLVRQFEQMRKMMQGMMGGGKGGKKAAMPRMPRMRGMPPGLNLPAGMGGMPSGMGVPGMPGMPGMEGLPAGRSGSGKAAKKRKKKERPKRKKK; encoded by the coding sequence ATGTTTGAGAGCCTTTCCGACAGACTTTCCGGAGTGTTCCGCGACTTTCGCGGGCACGGTCGGCTGACCGAAGAAAACGTGCAGGCAGGCCTGCGCGAGGTGCGGCTGGCCCTTCTGGAGGCGGACGTCAACTTCAAGGTCGTCAAAGACTTTGTGGAAAGCGTGCGCGACAAATGCCTGGGGCAGGAAGTGCTCAAGGGCGTGAGCCCGGCGCAGCAGGTAGTCAAGATCGTCCACGACGAGCTGGTGGCCCTGCTGGGCGGCGAAACCGCCGGTCTGCGTCTGCAGGGCAGGGAGCCCGCCGTCATCATGCTGGTGGGCCTGCAGGGTTCGGGCAAAACCACCTCGGCGGGCAAAATCGCCAACCTGCTGCGCAAGCAGAAGCTGCGCCCCTATCTGGTCCCGGCGGACGTCTACCGCCCGGCGGCCATTGACCAGCTCACTGTGCTGGCCAGGCAGCTGGACATGCCCTGCTATCCTTCCACCACGGCCATGAACCCCGTGGATATCGCCCGCGAGGCCGTGGCGGCCGCGCGCGAGCAGCAGGCCACCGTGGTGCTGCTGGACACGGCGGGCCGCCTGCATGTGGACGAGCCCCTCATGGAGGAGCTTGCGGCCATCAAGGCGGCCGTGGAGCCGCAGGAAATTCTGTTCGTGGCCGACGCCATGACCGGTCAGGACGCCGTGACCGTGGCCCAGAGCTTTAACGAGCGCCTGGGTCTTACCGGCGTGGTGCTGACCAAGATGGACGGCGACGCGCGCGGCGGCGCGGCCCTTTCCATCCACGCGGTGACGGGTGCGCCGGTCAAGTTTGTGGGCATGGGCGAAAAGCTCTCGGAGATGGAGGTTTTCCATCCCGACCGCATTGCCGGGCGCATTCTGGGCATGGGCGACGTGCTTACCCTGGTGGAAAAGGCGCAGGGCGCCATCAACGCCGAGGAAGCCGAAGAGCTGGCCCGCAAGATGCAAAAGGCCAGCTTTGATCTGGAAGATTTCCGCACCCAGATGCGCCGCATCAAAAAGCTGGGTTCGCTGGACAGCATCCTCAAGCTCATTCCCGGGCTGGGCGGCCTGCGCGAAAAGCTGGCCCAGGCCGGCGGGGCCGTGCCGGAAAAAGAGCTGGCCCGCACCGAGGCCATCATCAGCTCCATGACCATGGCCGAGCGCCGCAACCCCGATCTGCTCAACGGCAGCCGCCGGGCGCGTATTGCCAGGGGCTCCGGCGTCACGGTGGCCCAGGTGAACCAGCTGGTGCGCCAGTTTGAGCAGATGCGCAAGATGATGCAGGGCATGATGGGCGGCGGCAAGGGCGGCAAAAAGGCCGCCATGCCCCGCATGCCGCGGATGCGCGGCATGCCTCCGGGCCTGAACCTGCCCGCCGGCATGGGCGGGATGCCTTCCGGCATGGGGGTGCCGGGCATGCCGGGCATGCCCGGTATGGAAGGCCTGCCCGCGGGGCGCTCCGGATCCGGCAAGGCCGCCAAAAAGCGCAAGAAAAAAGAACGCCCCAAGCGCAAGAAAAAGTAA
- the guaB gene encoding IMP dehydrogenase, with amino-acid sequence MFTNRGKALTFDDILLIPGFSDVTPDAVDITTWLTPSIPLRIPLLSAAMDTVTEAAMAISMARMGGIGIIHKNMPISRQRLEVEKVKKSESGMILDPVTISPNNTVQEALDLMSDFRVSGLPVVEDSRLVGILTNRDVRFVEDAQAVRVAEVMTSENLVTVPMGTSLEESKRHLHEHRIEKLLVVDEGGRLRGLITMKDIDKVQKYPNACKDDKGRLRVGAAIGIGRDSEARAEQLLEAGADVLVLDSAHGHSLNVLKAIRQVKTSFPACQLVAGNVATYEGAKAVLEAGADTVKVGIGPGSICTTRIVAGVGVPQVTAVMDASRAAREMGRCCVADGGIKFSGDIVKALVVGAHSVMIGSLFAGTEESPGETILYQGRTYKIYRGMGSIDAMKEGSSDRYFQEKSKKLVPEGIVGRVPYRGPVMEAIYQLMGGLRSGMGYVGAHNLRELHENTTFCEISPAGLRESHVHDVVITKEAPNYRIEN; translated from the coding sequence ATGTTCACCAATCGCGGCAAGGCCCTGACCTTTGACGATATTCTGCTCATCCCCGGCTTTTCGGACGTCACTCCGGACGCCGTGGACATCACCACCTGGCTCACGCCTTCCATCCCCCTGCGCATTCCCCTGCTTTCCGCCGCCATGGATACCGTCACCGAGGCGGCCATGGCCATTTCCATGGCGCGCATGGGCGGCATCGGCATCATCCATAAGAATATGCCCATCTCCCGCCAGCGGCTGGAGGTGGAAAAGGTCAAGAAGAGCGAGAGCGGCATGATCCTCGACCCCGTGACCATCTCGCCCAACAACACGGTGCAGGAGGCCCTGGACCTCATGTCGGACTTCCGCGTTTCCGGCCTGCCCGTGGTGGAGGACAGCCGCCTGGTGGGCATCCTCACCAACCGCGACGTGCGCTTTGTGGAGGACGCCCAGGCCGTGCGCGTGGCTGAGGTCATGACCAGCGAAAATCTGGTCACCGTGCCCATGGGCACCTCGCTGGAGGAATCCAAGCGCCACCTGCACGAGCACCGCATCGAAAAACTCCTGGTGGTGGACGAGGGAGGCCGCCTGCGTGGGCTGATCACCATGAAGGATATCGATAAGGTGCAGAAATACCCCAATGCCTGCAAGGACGACAAGGGCCGCCTGCGCGTGGGGGCGGCCATCGGCATCGGGCGGGACAGCGAGGCCCGCGCCGAGCAGCTGCTGGAGGCCGGGGCCGACGTGCTGGTGCTGGATTCGGCCCACGGGCATTCGCTCAACGTGCTCAAGGCCATCCGCCAGGTCAAAACTTCCTTCCCCGCCTGCCAGCTGGTGGCCGGCAATGTGGCCACCTACGAAGGGGCCAAGGCCGTGCTGGAGGCCGGGGCGGATACGGTAAAGGTGGGCATTGGCCCCGGCTCCATCTGCACCACCCGCATTGTGGCGGGCGTGGGCGTGCCGCAGGTGACGGCCGTTATGGACGCCAGCCGCGCCGCGCGTGAAATGGGCCGCTGCTGCGTTGCGGACGGCGGCATCAAATTTTCCGGCGACATTGTCAAGGCCCTGGTGGTGGGCGCGCATTCGGTGATGATCGGCTCCCTCTTCGCCGGCACCGAGGAAAGCCCCGGCGAGACCATCCTCTATCAGGGCCGCACCTATAAGATCTACCGCGGCATGGGCTCCATCGACGCCATGAAGGAAGGCAGCTCCGACCGCTACTTCCAGGAAAAAAGCAAAAAACTCGTGCCTGAGGGCATTGTGGGCCGCGTGCCCTACCGCGGCCCGGTCATGGAGGCCATTTATCAGCTCATGGGCGGCCTGCGCTCCGGCATGGGCTATGTGGGCGCGCACAACCTGCGCGAGCTGCACGAGAACACCACCTTCTGCGAAATCTCCCCGGCGGGCCTGCGTGAAAGCCACGTCCACGACGTGGTCATCACCAAGGAGGCCCCCAACTACCGCATCGAAAACTAG
- the guaA gene encoding glutamine-hydrolyzing GMP synthase, producing MPSKVIIIDYGSQVTQLIARRVREAGVYSEIHSCVTSAAQVAAMQPQALILSGGPASVGEADAPALDPGFLNLGVPVLGICYGMQLLARHLGGELAQSLTREYGPAELALTAPCALWEGVESPTRVWMSHGDRVLTPPPGFAVTGRTPTLDVAAMADEQRRIYAVQFHPEVHHSVDGERMLQNFLFKVAGIAPDWTMSSFVTRCVADMAAQVGDRHVVCGLSGGIDSTVVAVLLHRAIGKRLHCIFVDNGLLREGEGQEVADCLTEHFDLNLNVVQAQERFLSRLKGVEDPEQKRKIIGHTFIEIFDEEAGKLPQVDFLAQGTLYPDVIESVSHKGPSAVIKSHHNVGGLPETMQLKLIEPLRELFKDEVRKVAVELGLPESVVWRHPFPGPGLAIRVLGEVSPERLHILRQADKIVLEELRASGWYRKVWQGFAVLLPLRTVGVMGDGRTYEHVVALRVVDSVDAMTADWARLPPELVARISGRIINEVKGVNRVVYDVSSKPPSTIEWE from the coding sequence ATGCCCAGCAAGGTCATCATCATCGACTACGGCTCCCAGGTCACCCAGCTTATTGCCCGGCGCGTGCGCGAGGCAGGGGTGTATTCCGAAATCCACTCCTGCGTTACCAGCGCCGCGCAGGTGGCGGCCATGCAGCCCCAGGCCCTGATCCTTTCCGGCGGGCCCGCCAGCGTGGGCGAGGCCGACGCCCCGGCCCTGGACCCCGGCTTTCTGAATCTGGGCGTGCCCGTGCTGGGCATCTGCTACGGCATGCAGCTTCTGGCCAGACATCTGGGCGGGGAGCTGGCCCAATCCCTGACGCGCGAATACGGCCCGGCCGAGCTCGCCCTTACGGCCCCCTGCGCCCTGTGGGAGGGGGTGGAATCCCCCACCAGGGTCTGGATGAGCCACGGCGACCGCGTGCTCACCCCGCCGCCCGGCTTTGCCGTCACCGGGCGCACCCCCACCCTGGACGTGGCCGCCATGGCCGACGAACAGCGCCGCATCTACGCCGTGCAGTTCCACCCTGAGGTGCACCACAGCGTGGACGGCGAGCGCATGCTCCAGAATTTCCTTTTCAAAGTGGCGGGCATCGCCCCGGACTGGACCATGTCCTCCTTTGTGACGCGCTGCGTGGCCGACATGGCCGCCCAGGTGGGCGACCGCCATGTGGTCTGCGGCCTTTCGGGCGGCATAGACTCCACCGTGGTGGCCGTGCTGCTGCACAGGGCCATCGGCAAGCGCCTGCACTGCATCTTTGTGGATAACGGCCTGCTGCGCGAAGGCGAAGGCCAGGAGGTGGCGGACTGCCTCACCGAGCACTTTGACCTCAACCTCAACGTTGTGCAGGCCCAGGAGCGCTTCCTCTCCCGCCTCAAAGGCGTGGAAGATCCGGAGCAGAAGCGCAAAATCATCGGCCACACCTTTATAGAAATCTTTGACGAAGAAGCGGGCAAGCTGCCGCAGGTGGACTTTCTGGCCCAGGGCACGCTCTATCCGGACGTGATCGAATCCGTATCCCACAAGGGGCCCAGCGCCGTCATCAAGAGCCACCACAATGTGGGCGGCCTGCCGGAGACCATGCAGCTCAAGCTCATTGAGCCCTTGCGCGAGCTCTTTAAGGACGAGGTGCGCAAGGTGGCCGTAGAGCTGGGCCTGCCCGAAAGCGTGGTCTGGCGGCACCCCTTCCCCGGGCCGGGCCTGGCCATCCGCGTGCTGGGCGAGGTGAGCCCGGAGCGGCTGCACATTCTCCGCCAGGCGGACAAAATTGTGCTGGAGGAACTGCGCGCCTCCGGCTGGTACCGCAAGGTCTGGCAGGGCTTTGCCGTGCTGCTGCCGCTGCGCACCGTGGGCGTCATGGGCGACGGCCGCACCTATGAGCATGTGGTGGCCCTGCGCGTGGTGGACAGTGTGGACGCCATGACCGCCGACTGGGCCCGCCTGCCCCCGGAGCTTGTGGCGCGCATTTCCGGCCGCATCATCAATGAAGTCAAGGGCGTCAACCGCGTGGTCTACGACGTGTCCTCCAAACCGCCCAGCACCATCGAATGGGAGTAA
- the tatB gene encoding Sec-independent protein translocase protein TatB, protein MFGIGSTELLVILVVALIVLGPKSLANVSRMLGKAMGEFRRVSTDFQRTLNAEAAAEEEQRKVKAAKAPAAKAATETAAAAAPAAPAAGGAPQPASAASATIDVAPPPAESAAATPVGAPEAGVPAPPPDSPLAAALAQTRAQAAAAEGPAAADPAATTQTQPDAAHGGKA, encoded by the coding sequence ATGTTCGGCATCGGCAGCACGGAACTTCTGGTCATCCTGGTGGTGGCCCTCATTGTGCTCGGGCCCAAGAGCCTGGCCAACGTCTCGCGCATGTTGGGCAAGGCCATGGGCGAATTTCGCCGGGTATCCACGGACTTTCAACGCACCCTTAATGCCGAGGCCGCAGCCGAGGAAGAGCAGCGTAAGGTAAAAGCCGCCAAGGCTCCGGCCGCCAAGGCCGCGACTGAAACCGCCGCTGCGGCAGCGCCCGCGGCCCCCGCTGCAGGCGGGGCCCCGCAGCCTGCGAGTGCGGCGAGCGCGACCATTGACGTGGCGCCGCCCCCGGCGGAATCGGCCGCGGCCACGCCTGTCGGCGCGCCGGAAGCCGGCGTGCCTGCGCCCCCGCCGGACAGCCCCCTGGCCGCAGCTCTGGCCCAGACCAGGGCCCAGGCTGCCGCAGCCGAGGGCCCTGCCGCAGCCGACCCCGCCGCCACAACCCAGACGCAGCCAGACGCGGCGCACGGCGGCAAGGCATGA